The sequence ggtcgtcaatgaaattttttaataccTTGACGATTTTTTATATtatctgggcaaaaaaaaaagttagactaaaAATTACGGACAAAAtatctggaaaaaaaattaaactttaattaagtaagattatcactaattaattaaaattatcactaattaattaaaatttatcactaatcatttaggggcattttagccatttaaaaaatatttttataaggggtgacccaaattaggttctggttaccttttttgtcctctagtgcgTGGTCCCCAATTAATTCCGAtgacccccaattaaactagtCTAGACAGCTGTATGTAGCGAAGAATGATATAGAAAGAGATGTAAGGGGGTCTAAGAAAATATTATGAAATATTCCGGACTCTACCTTGAACCGACGTGGAGTCTATGTGGCAACCAATTCATGGGCGTCATGATTTTGAGGAACAACATTCAGTGACACTCACAAGTCGGTGTCATGGTTTTAGGTACCAAGAGTCATAGACACGGGAAAGAAACTGTAAGTTATTTACGAAAAAACGAGTGCGAATTCGTGCACACTCTTTAACGAatgtatatttcacatttcaatctctacgcttgatttaatttagggagttatgtaacgaGGGTCGTGATTCTAAATATGAAGGATAATTGGACCATCAATTAAgtaatcaaccaatcagaagaatatgtgaaatatacactcgttagaggagtgtgaacatACTTGAATTCCGAAAAAACCTATTTTCCCTCGCAATCATGACACCGGGGATATGACACTGgacaataaaatatttaaaataaTTCCGATGTCACCATTTTTCGGGACATAACGGTCAATATCGTGAACAGTAAAGGGTACGGAATTACATAAAACTCCAAAAAAGCCACAATTGGCGATTAGGAATAGCACATAGCCTTATTCGGTGTTCCGCATTTCACTTTGTCCACAAAGTGAAATCGTCCCGTGAGAAATTGCAAATAAATTTGAAAATTCTTAAGTTTTGTTCGTGTTTAATTTCAGGCACGGATTGCTGGGAAAGAAATACAAAGAAACATTGGGGCATGTAGGTGGGGCTGTGTTGGGAGGAGTGGTGGGACTGAAGAAACCTAATAATCATGGGTCCCGTATTCATTAACCGAGGACTTTGTTTCCGTTTATAGGATGCATCCGCTTCTATCGGAACATCTTGTTCTAAGAGATCTCTCTGCTGCACCTGGTCCTAATAAATCTTTGCCATCAACTGTCGATTAATCTCTTCTCTTCCAAAATCACATTTGCACCGGCAAGCTTAATGTACACTAGGACTGTTTGCTAGCATCACagataaggaaaaaaaaagactATTAGCTAGCATGGTCGCCTTTTGTTaagtatatttttattttgtggaAGTTTTTGTCGTAGTAATACGTTGTTAAATTGTAATTAGGATACCAATGTCTGACCTGATTGGGCTAAAAGGAGAAAAAGCTTTATCAAAGATTGGATTCAAAAATCAAATGGTATCAATGGGACATCAAGCATGTGGCTCCCTTGAACTATGGAACTACCCTACATGGATGTTGGATCTGACTACGCAAGACGAAAATGGGTTGGAAAGGCCCGATCATGTTGCTCTCCCAGCTCTGGAAGGTAAAAACTTAATGCTAACTAAACCTACTATTTCGATGACACTAACTCGGTGTTTAACCGTGTACGCACAGTCTACAGAGACAGGGAGAGAAGTGTTGCTAGGTATAACGAGTTCCGAAGGGGAATGCTAATGATACCCATATATAAATGGGAGGATCTAACAGACGACAAAGAAGCAATTGCAGTGCTGAATGAGGTGTATGGTGATGATGTTGAAGAGCTTGATATATTGGTGGGGTTGTTGGCTGAGAAAAAAATTAAGGGTTTTGCCATCAGCGAGACAGCTTTCTTCCTATTCACTATAATGGCGACAAGGTAAATTTGCAACTGATGTAGAATCATACATCGAATTTGGCGCATGTCTAAATGGGTGACTATTTGACTGACTTTGACCGGAACCAGTTGAGGCAACTTAAAAGCCAAAATACAAAATTTGGGATTGTGGAGTAGCATAAGGAGATTTAAGAAAATTTTGAGGCTTGGGCATTATTTGAAAaatgcttttttctttttctcgaaAGTACCTTTGAAATGGAAAATGGATTTGTTCTTGAAGTTAAACTGAAAGGGAACACAGGTCCATTAAGCTCCTCAATAAACTAAACTTATTGAGACTGTATCTGAGACTAATTAGGAAATTCTCAGATATACACGTCTCTTAGAACATAAAACTAGGAAAGtatgagactgatatggaatgtgTTTATATTAGGACTCTAGATGATAAACTAGGAAAGACTTATTCTAGGAAaccgagactgatatggaatgtaTTTATATTGGGACTCTATTATGTGGtcgcacatatatatatatatccttgtaatcagttTCTAAGGGATATGAAATAAGATACACAAAattcttaacatggtatcagagccagtttcgaaacctaaaaaaaaaaaaaaaacactaaagatgGTTAAcgaaattgaatcatccaaaggaAAGACGGTGGAATATGATGTACAAAAGAAGAACCCTGTATATTACCTAGGTTCGAGTGATGGATCAGGAAATATCATCACGCCAATAAGTTTGAGAGGAAAtaattatgatgaatgggctagagccataagaagatcgttaatagccaaaagaaaatttggttttattgaTGGAACAGTTACAAGACCTGAAGATCCGGATCAGTTAGAAGAATGGATAGCAGTGCAATCAATGCTGGTCTCATGGATCAGTAACACGCTGGAGTTATCAGTGAGATCAACTCTGGGAGATTATGAGGATGCAAGTCTATTATGGGCACACTTGAAGAGAAGATTTTGCGTTGTTAGTGGAACAAGAATATGCCAACTAAAAACATCTTTAAGTGACTGCAAACAGAAGAAAACGGAGGAAGTTGCTatatattttggaagattgaacaaaatatgggatgagatggtgacttatatgaagataccCCAATGCAAGTGTGGAAAGTGCACCTGTAATATTGCATCTCAGGTAAGTttgttgagagaagaagatttattgCATTATTTTCTGATTGGGTTAGATTCTGTATACAGCTCTTTGCGTGAACAATTGATTGCAAGAGAACCATTGCCGTCTGTGGATGTTGCATATCAAACAATTGTGAACTCAGAACGCCTGAAAATTGGAGATGGAGTTGTGTCTACAGAGATGCAAGAGAATGTTATGGCTTTTAAGGTGCAATCTGATCAACGCCTACTTAATAGTGCTTATGATCCCAACAAGTACTGCAAAACTTgcagcagacaaggacactctgATGATGGCTGTTTTAAGATTATTGGATatccagaatggtggggagacagaccaaagaatggaagaggaggaagaactggaggaagaggacgtactggaagaggaggtagaggacaaggaggaaATCCTGTTCGTGCTCATAACCTGCATATTTCGGCAGCAAAGGAGAGTGCTGGTACGTCATCAGCTGATGGAACGGGTCTAGTAGGAGTTAAAGCAGCACAAGTTCAAGAGGtgatggagtttttaaactcaagaaaGTCTGGTTCTCATCTACAAGGTAAAAAGAATAAAACATCCTGGATTGTTGACACAGGTGCAACAAATCATGTTACGTATGAACTTCTTAACATGATAAGTGTA comes from Papaver somniferum cultivar HN1 chromosome 7, ASM357369v1, whole genome shotgun sequence and encodes:
- the LOC113297953 gene encoding uncharacterized protein LOC113297953, yielding MVSEPVSKPKKKKKTLKMVNEIESSKGKTVEYDVQKKNPVYYLGSSDGSGNIITPISLRGNNYDEWARAIRRSLIAKRKFGFIDGTVTRPEDPDQLEEWIAVQSMLVSWISNTLELSVRSTLGDYEDASLLWAHLKRRFCVVSGTRICQLKTSLSDCKQKKTEEVAIYFGRLNKIWDEMVTYMKIPQCKCGKCTCNIASQVSLLREEDLLHYFLIGLDSVYSSLREQLIAREPLPSVDVAYQTIVNSERLKIGDGVVSTEMQENVMAFKVQSDQRLLNSAYDPNKYCKTCSRQGHSDDGCFKIIGYPEWWGDRPKNGRGGRTGGRGRTGRGGRGQGGNPVRAHNLHISAAKESAGTSSADGTGLVGVKAAQVQEVMEFLNSRKSGSHLQGPVYEEDDWSG